In Pseudomonas fakonensis, one DNA window encodes the following:
- a CDS encoding GNAT family N-acetyltransferase, whose translation MRLIHCTEQRHAAAILEIFNHAILHSTALYDYQPRPPEAMGPWFETKRRNDFPVVGLEDDAGTLLGFASYGTFRAWPAYKYSVEHSIYIHPDCRGMGLGRRLLEALIDEARQREVHVMIGGIDLTNQVSIALHQKLGFSEAGVIREVAFKFGRWLDLAFYQKVLEGPAAPCDG comes from the coding sequence ATGCGCCTGATCCACTGCACCGAGCAGCGCCATGCTGCTGCGATTCTCGAGATATTCAATCACGCCATCCTGCATTCCACGGCGCTTTATGACTACCAGCCGCGCCCGCCCGAGGCCATGGGCCCGTGGTTCGAAACCAAGCGGCGCAACGATTTCCCCGTGGTGGGCCTGGAAGACGATGCGGGCACGTTGCTGGGCTTTGCCAGTTACGGCACCTTCCGGGCGTGGCCGGCATACAAGTACAGCGTCGAGCACTCGATCTACATTCACCCAGACTGTCGCGGCATGGGGTTGGGGCGGCGATTGCTCGAAGCGTTGATCGATGAGGCGCGTCAGCGCGAGGTGCATGTGATGATCGGCGGCATCGACCTGACCAACCAAGTGAGTATCGCCCTGCACCAGAAGCTGGGCTTCAGTGAGGCAGGGGTTATTCGCGAGGTGGCGTTCAAGTTCGGGCGATGGCTGGACCTGGCGTTTTATCAGAAGGTGCTGGAAGGGCCGGCCGCGCCGTGCGATGGCTGA
- a CDS encoding helix-turn-helix domain-containing protein yields the protein MNIEQLIACRLAELRTSQRLSLAQLAERAGVGKATISKIERQDSSPTAAILGRLAAGLGVPLSQLLAEEQPATGTLRRHAMQPTWCDPATGYVRRQVADADPASGNEMVEIELPAGARVDYPHWQAGSYRQRLWLLQGTLRVTHGDEHHQMHTGDLLAFAVDRPLSYQAGAEGPCRYLLNILHLPRPV from the coding sequence GTGAACATCGAGCAACTGATCGCCTGCCGCCTCGCCGAACTGCGCACCTCGCAACGCCTGAGCCTGGCCCAGTTGGCCGAGCGCGCCGGCGTTGGCAAGGCAACCATCTCCAAGATCGAACGCCAGGACAGCAGCCCGACTGCTGCGATTCTCGGGCGGCTGGCCGCCGGCCTGGGCGTACCACTGAGCCAGCTGCTGGCCGAGGAGCAGCCAGCCACCGGCACGCTGCGCCGCCACGCTATGCAACCCACCTGGTGCGACCCTGCCACCGGCTATGTACGCCGCCAGGTGGCCGACGCAGACCCGGCCAGCGGCAACGAAATGGTCGAGATCGAACTGCCTGCGGGCGCTCGCGTCGATTACCCGCACTGGCAGGCCGGCAGCTATCGCCAGCGGCTTTGGCTGTTGCAGGGAACACTGCGTGTAACCCATGGCGACGAGCATCACCAGATGCACACCGGCGATCTGTTGGCGTTTGCCGTGGACCGCCCGCTCAGCTATCAAGCCGGCGCCGAGGGCCCATGCCGCTACCTGCTGAACATCCTGCACCTGCCGCGCCCGGTGTAG
- a CDS encoding VOC family protein: MKIVITSILVDDQAKALAFYHHVLGFQPKHDIAMGKHRWLTLTSPNDPNGVELLLEPDAHPASKTYKAALKQDGIPATSFGVRDVQAEYTRLCAAGVHFTQPPTDMGPVTVAVFDDTCGNLIQIAQRH; encoded by the coding sequence ATGAAGATCGTGATCACCAGCATTCTCGTCGACGACCAGGCCAAGGCCCTGGCCTTCTACCACCATGTGCTGGGCTTTCAGCCCAAACACGACATCGCCATGGGCAAGCACCGCTGGCTCACGCTCACCTCCCCCAACGACCCCAATGGCGTGGAACTGCTGCTCGAACCCGACGCCCACCCAGCTTCGAAAACCTACAAGGCTGCCCTCAAGCAGGACGGCATCCCAGCCACCTCGTTCGGTGTGCGCGACGTGCAGGCCGAATACACCCGGCTGTGCGCTGCGGGCGTGCATTTCACCCAGCCCCCCACCGACATGGGGCCGGTGACCGTAGCCGTTTTCGACGATACCTGCGGTAACCTCATCCAGATTGCCCAGCGCCACTGA
- a CDS encoding MFS transporter, with protein MAVLDSSASTGSSAPQRGISKEERKVIFASSLGTVFEWYDFYLYGSLAAIIAKHFFAGVNETTAFIFALLAFAAGFAVRPFGAIVFGRLGDMIGRKYTFLITIVIMGLSTAVVGMLPSYAAIGVAAPVILITLRLLQGLALGGEYGGAATYVAEHAPKGRRGFFTAWIQTTATLGLFLSLLVILACRTAMGTEAFEAWGWRIPFLLSILLLAISVYIRMQLNESPVFMKMKAEGKASKAPLTESFARWDNLKVVIMSLLGGTAGQAVVWYTGQFYALFFLLQMLKIDPQTANLLIAGSLIIGTPFFILFGSLSDRIGRKPIIMAGCILAALTYFPIFKGLTEYGNPDVFVAQEQNPVVVVADPGQCAFQFDPVGKARFTSSCDIAKSLLAKRAIPYENQAAEPGSVAQVRIGERVLQSFDGSSLAAADFKAQSDAFTATLGTALKEAGYPEKADPAKIHYPMVLLLLSILVLYVTMVYGPIAAWLVELFPARIRYTSMSLPYHIGNGWFGGFLPTVAFAMVAATGDIYYGLWYPIVIAVMTAVLGIFFLPETKDRDIA; from the coding sequence ATGGCGGTCCTCGACAGCAGCGCATCCACGGGCAGTAGCGCGCCCCAACGCGGCATCAGCAAGGAGGAGCGCAAGGTCATTTTCGCCTCCTCGCTGGGTACTGTGTTCGAATGGTACGACTTCTACCTCTACGGCTCGTTGGCGGCGATCATCGCCAAGCACTTCTTCGCCGGGGTCAATGAAACCACTGCCTTCATCTTCGCCTTGCTGGCATTTGCCGCAGGCTTTGCCGTACGGCCGTTCGGCGCCATCGTGTTCGGCCGCCTGGGTGACATGATCGGGCGCAAGTACACCTTCCTCATCACCATCGTGATCATGGGCCTGTCCACCGCGGTGGTGGGTATGCTGCCCAGCTACGCCGCCATTGGCGTGGCGGCGCCGGTCATTCTGATCACCTTGCGCTTGCTGCAGGGCCTGGCTTTGGGCGGGGAGTACGGCGGTGCTGCCACCTACGTGGCCGAGCATGCGCCCAAGGGGCGACGCGGGTTCTTCACGGCGTGGATCCAGACCACCGCCACACTGGGCCTGTTTCTGTCGCTGCTGGTGATCCTTGCCTGCCGTACCGCCATGGGCACCGAGGCCTTTGAAGCCTGGGGCTGGCGTATACCGTTCCTGCTGTCGATTCTGCTGCTGGCCATTTCGGTGTATATCCGCATGCAGCTCAACGAGTCGCCGGTGTTCATGAAGATGAAGGCCGAAGGCAAGGCGTCCAAGGCGCCGCTGACCGAGTCGTTCGCCCGTTGGGACAACCTCAAGGTGGTGATCATGTCGCTGCTCGGCGGCACCGCCGGCCAGGCAGTGGTGTGGTACACCGGGCAGTTCTATGCGCTGTTCTTCCTGCTGCAGATGCTCAAGATCGACCCGCAAACCGCCAACCTGCTGATTGCCGGGTCGCTGATCATCGGCACGCCGTTCTTCATCCTGTTCGGCAGCCTGTCCGACCGGATCGGTCGCAAGCCGATCATCATGGCCGGCTGCATCCTCGCGGCGCTGACCTACTTTCCGATCTTCAAGGGGCTGACCGAGTACGGCAACCCTGACGTGTTCGTCGCCCAGGAGCAAAACCCGGTAGTGGTGGTTGCCGACCCCGGGCAGTGCGCATTCCAGTTCGACCCGGTGGGCAAGGCGCGTTTTACCAGCTCCTGCGACATCGCCAAGAGCCTGCTGGCCAAGCGCGCCATCCCTTACGAGAACCAGGCCGCCGAACCCGGCAGCGTGGCCCAGGTGCGCATTGGCGAGCGGGTACTGCAAAGCTTCGATGGCAGCAGCCTGGCGGCGGCGGACTTCAAGGCGCAGAGCGATGCCTTCACCGCCACCCTGGGCACGGCACTGAAAGAGGCGGGCTACCCGGAAAAGGCTGACCCTGCGAAGATCCACTACCCGATGGTGTTGCTGTTGCTGAGCATTCTGGTGCTCTACGTGACCATGGTCTACGGCCCGATTGCTGCCTGGCTGGTGGAGTTGTTCCCGGCGCGCATCCGCTACACCTCCATGTCGCTGCCGTACCACATCGGCAACGGCTGGTTCGGTGGCTTCCTGCCCACCGTGGCGTTCGCCATGGTGGCGGCTACTGGCGATATTTACTACGGGCTGTGGTACCCGATCGTGATCGCGGTGATGACTGCTGTGCTGGGGATCTTCTTCCTGCCCGAAACCAAGGATCGCGACATCGCCTGA
- a CDS encoding VOC family protein, whose amino-acid sequence MPDFCILHIDHLVLRVRDLARSMKFYGDVLGCPLDRRREDLGMVHLAAGSSLIDLVAIEGPLGRKGGAAPGREGHNLDHLCLRIEPFDEPALRAHLQAAGVQVEPAEQRYGADGEGLSVYCLDPDGNRVELKGPPLA is encoded by the coding sequence GTGCCTGATTTCTGCATCCTGCATATCGACCACCTCGTGCTGCGCGTCCGTGACCTGGCGCGCAGCATGAAGTTTTATGGCGATGTACTCGGCTGCCCACTCGACCGGCGCCGCGAAGACCTGGGCATGGTGCACCTCGCTGCCGGCAGCAGCCTCATCGACCTGGTGGCGATAGAAGGGCCCCTGGGGCGCAAGGGCGGCGCCGCACCTGGCCGCGAGGGCCACAACCTCGACCACCTGTGCCTGCGGATCGAGCCGTTCGACGAGCCCGCTTTGCGTGCTCACCTGCAAGCTGCCGGGGTGCAAGTGGAGCCTGCCGAGCAACGTTATGGTGCCGACGGTGAAGGGCTGTCAGTGTATTGCTTGGACCCTGACGGCAACCGGGTCGAGCTCAAAGGGCCGCCGTTGGCTTGA
- a CDS encoding UvrD-helicase domain-containing protein: protein MPHEHPQAPADLTPPAQLPWLRRLAARLLGRGLSRLQAQHRDSWFLGHATGQRNGHADGLQEGYERGRVDGYEAGRQVLVIRDLRPDSAAVPGQDDKLFDDWRLPLTAELKKRFKADVAQRLPGDAQPSAAQWKLIFSDTPSTCVVAGAGAGKSTSLVLRILLLRHYLGYELDAMTVVTFTRESRKDFIQRLLQVFAQWQLELSPSQGRELVRTFHSRILPLVRSLPGFSQVRAFETLGNELPAGSEAAVDSNPFDLRLNDAQRQQLNLCYRDLMNDSPRFATLIGELRQEALLLKPLDPDHPDVQKRVQVTQLAAQRDEELCDVIEDLWYAAGAWPIKGIEPCRDTVQIRGSRFHVQGRLAGSGAWVVLGFDPAESSQCQRPGAKLTVRAEWAVKRTLLQAFCDKPLIWLDNYSSAKRLAAALAGDAVAGPGFEYRVKGELAAAPLLDAFVTAASFIENLGLEVGSAVAAMSFPPGDSDGPFFEALALFWKAFEAQLLAQSPPVMTYNRMFALFGENNPENLKLLPDPLLRPLAHLMIDEFQDVSPQIVSWLRASLAEIRRRGTTLHTGRGAQHSSLMCVGDDWQSIYGWRGSSPKFFMEFTKAFPSPANTRVMLVDNYRSQQHIIDAAEHLVKGTPAITGKKAKACGHAAELPLAPVRVFERDEAALAQTLIEHYQQGETVLMLFRKSIDKSLIEKHLVDVVKADSSLPPSRRRLKQLTYHSAKGLQADAVFMLGDCQYLTSSPYKNQVYRLAGLGKPGDAQAFDTAQKEEVQRLAYVGVTRAIRHCYWHVERPNGEAANLPRASGLVQGRQAFFEDLRGQ from the coding sequence GTGCCTCACGAGCATCCCCAGGCCCCGGCCGACCTGACCCCGCCTGCCCAGTTGCCCTGGTTGCGCCGCCTTGCTGCGCGCCTGCTGGGGCGTGGCCTGAGCCGCTTGCAGGCACAGCACCGTGACAGTTGGTTCCTGGGCCATGCCACAGGCCAGCGCAACGGCCATGCCGATGGCCTGCAGGAGGGCTACGAGCGCGGGCGGGTGGACGGCTATGAAGCTGGCCGCCAGGTGTTGGTGATTCGTGACCTGCGCCCTGACAGTGCGGCGGTGCCCGGCCAGGACGACAAACTGTTCGACGACTGGCGCCTGCCGCTCACGGCAGAGCTGAAAAAGCGCTTCAAGGCTGATGTCGCCCAGCGCCTGCCTGGCGACGCACAGCCAAGTGCTGCGCAGTGGAAGCTGATCTTCAGCGACACGCCGTCCACCTGCGTGGTCGCAGGGGCCGGCGCCGGCAAGTCCACGTCGTTGGTACTGCGCATTCTGCTGCTGCGCCATTACCTGGGCTACGAACTCGACGCGATGACCGTGGTGACCTTCACCCGCGAGTCGCGCAAGGACTTCATCCAGCGCCTGCTGCAGGTGTTTGCCCAGTGGCAACTGGAGTTGTCGCCGTCCCAGGGCCGCGAGCTGGTGCGCACCTTCCATTCGCGCATTTTGCCACTGGTGCGCAGCCTGCCGGGCTTCAGCCAGGTGCGTGCATTCGAAACCCTCGGCAATGAGCTGCCAGCCGGAAGCGAGGCGGCTGTCGACAGCAACCCGTTCGACCTGCGCCTGAACGACGCCCAGCGCCAGCAGCTCAACCTGTGCTACCGCGACCTGATGAACGACAGCCCGCGTTTCGCCACGTTGATTGGCGAGTTGCGCCAGGAGGCCTTACTGCTCAAGCCCCTGGACCCCGATCACCCTGATGTGCAAAAGCGCGTGCAGGTGACCCAGCTGGCCGCCCAGCGTGACGAAGAGCTGTGCGATGTGATCGAGGACCTGTGGTACGCCGCCGGGGCCTGGCCGATCAAGGGTATCGAACCTTGCCGCGATACGGTGCAGATCCGCGGCAGCCGCTTCCATGTGCAGGGGCGGCTGGCAGGGTCGGGTGCCTGGGTGGTACTGGGTTTCGACCCTGCCGAAAGCAGCCAGTGCCAGCGCCCCGGCGCCAAGCTCACGGTGCGGGCAGAATGGGCGGTAAAGCGCACCTTGCTTCAAGCTTTCTGCGATAAACCATTGATATGGCTAGATAATTACTCTTCTGCAAAACGCCTTGCCGCTGCCTTGGCGGGCGATGCCGTGGCCGGCCCCGGGTTTGAATACAGGGTCAAGGGCGAACTGGCTGCTGCGCCGCTGCTCGATGCCTTCGTCACCGCCGCAAGCTTCATCGAAAACCTCGGGCTGGAAGTGGGTAGCGCCGTGGCGGCCATGAGCTTCCCGCCCGGCGACAGTGACGGCCCGTTCTTCGAGGCCCTGGCGCTGTTCTGGAAGGCCTTCGAGGCACAATTGCTGGCCCAGTCGCCACCGGTGATGACCTACAACCGCATGTTCGCCCTGTTCGGCGAGAACAACCCGGAGAACCTGAAACTGCTGCCCGACCCGCTGTTGCGCCCGCTGGCGCACCTGATGATCGACGAGTTTCAGGATGTCTCGCCGCAGATCGTCAGCTGGCTGCGGGCGAGCCTCGCCGAAATTCGCCGCCGCGGCACGACGCTGCATACCGGGCGAGGCGCGCAGCACTCCTCGCTGATGTGCGTGGGCGATGACTGGCAGTCGATCTATGGCTGGCGGGGCAGTTCGCCGAAGTTCTTCATGGAGTTCACCAAGGCGTTCCCGTCGCCGGCCAATACCCGGGTAATGCTGGTGGATAACTACCGTAGCCAGCAGCACATCATCGATGCCGCCGAGCACCTGGTCAAAGGCACGCCAGCGATCACCGGCAAGAAGGCCAAGGCCTGCGGCCATGCGGCCGAGCTGCCGTTGGCACCGGTGCGGGTGTTCGAGCGTGACGAGGCAGCCTTGGCGCAAACGCTGATCGAGCATTATCAGCAGGGTGAAACAGTCTTGATGTTATTTCGAAAAAGTATCGATAAGTCATTGATAGAAAAGCATTTAGTTGATGTTGTTAAGGCTGATTCTAGCTTGCCGCCAAGCCGGCGCAGGCTCAAGCAACTGACCTATCACAGCGCCAAGGGCCTGCAGGCCGATGCGGTGTTCATGCTCGGCGACTGTCAGTACCTGACCAGCTCGCCCTATAAGAACCAGGTGTATCGGCTGGCCGGCCTGGGCAAGCCGGGCGATGCCCAGGCGTTCGACACGGCGCAGAAAGAAGAGGTGCAGCGCCTGGCTTATGTGGGTGTGACCCGGGCCATCCGGCACTGCTACTGGCATGTGGAAAGGCCTAACGGCGAGGCTGCGAACCTGCCGCGCGCATCGGGCCTGGTGCAGGGGCGGCAGGCCTTCTTCGAAGACCTGCGCGGGCAGTAG
- a CDS encoding pirin family protein — translation MLHLRPFESLGHANHGWLDAHHHFSFAEYYDPARMHWGNLRVWNDDLIAAGSGFPPHPHRDMEIITYVREGAITHQDSLGNKGRTEAGDVQVMSAGSGIVHSEYNLEKVDTRIFQIWIVPEKVGDAPSWGTRPFPKGERGEGFVTLASGRAGDEDSLQIRTDARLVAATLKAGESAEYRFDAGRRGYLVPAKGLVEVNGLQAKARDGVAIEQESLIKVTALQDTEIVLVDVA, via the coding sequence ATGCTGCATCTTCGGCCCTTCGAAAGCCTTGGCCATGCCAACCACGGCTGGCTCGACGCCCATCACCACTTCTCGTTCGCCGAGTACTACGACCCGGCGCGCATGCACTGGGGCAACCTGCGGGTCTGGAACGACGACCTGATTGCCGCCGGCAGTGGCTTCCCGCCGCACCCGCACCGCGACATGGAAATCATCACCTACGTTCGTGAGGGCGCCATCACCCACCAGGACAGCCTGGGCAACAAGGGCCGTACTGAAGCGGGCGATGTGCAGGTGATGAGCGCAGGCAGCGGTATCGTGCACAGCGAGTACAACCTTGAGAAGGTCGATACGCGCATCTTCCAGATCTGGATCGTCCCGGAAAAAGTCGGTGACGCGCCCTCCTGGGGCACCCGGCCGTTCCCCAAAGGTGAGCGCGGTGAAGGCTTCGTGACCCTGGCCAGCGGCCGTGCAGGCGATGAAGACAGCTTGCAGATCCGTACCGATGCGCGCCTCGTGGCTGCCACCCTGAAAGCCGGGGAAAGCGCCGAGTACCGTTTCGATGCGGGCCGGCGCGGCTACCTGGTGCCGGCCAAGGGGCTGGTCGAGGTCAACGGCCTGCAAGCCAAGGCGCGTGACGGCGTGGCCATCGAGCAGGAAAGCCTGATCAAGGTCACCGCGCTGCAAGACACCGAAATCGTGCTGGTTGATGTGGCTTGA
- the hisN gene encoding histidinol-phosphatase produces MSLSAEQIGEFRAFAEELADAAAAAIQPYFRAALEVQDKGGRLYDPVTVADKAAEDAMRALIQARYPEHGILGEEQGVAVGSSPLTWVLDPIDGTRAFITGLPLWGTLIALNDGERPRIGVMNQPFTGERFVGTPEGAWRSGAPLKTRACADLASATLMCTTPDMFDTEARKAAFQDVAGKARLMRYGGDCYAYCMLASGFVDVIVEASLQPYDVQALMPIIEGAGGVITAWDGSSAQNGGCVVACGDPALHAQLVQMLRHAM; encoded by the coding sequence ATGTCCCTGAGCGCTGAACAGATTGGCGAATTCCGCGCCTTTGCCGAAGAGCTGGCCGATGCTGCGGCGGCAGCCATCCAACCGTATTTTCGCGCCGCGCTGGAGGTGCAAGACAAGGGCGGGCGCCTGTATGACCCGGTGACCGTGGCCGACAAGGCTGCCGAAGACGCCATGCGTGCGTTGATCCAGGCCCGTTACCCCGAGCACGGCATTCTTGGCGAAGAGCAGGGTGTTGCGGTTGGCAGCAGCCCGCTGACCTGGGTGCTTGACCCCATCGACGGTACCCGCGCGTTCATTACCGGCCTGCCGCTGTGGGGGACGCTGATTGCCCTGAACGACGGTGAGCGCCCGCGCATCGGTGTGATGAACCAGCCGTTCACCGGCGAGCGCTTCGTCGGTACCCCCGAGGGCGCCTGGCGCAGTGGCGCGCCGCTGAAGACCCGGGCCTGCGCCGACCTGGCTAGCGCCACCCTGATGTGCACCACGCCGGACATGTTCGATACCGAGGCACGCAAGGCAGCTTTCCAGGATGTCGCCGGCAAGGCTCGGCTGATGCGTTATGGCGGTGATTGCTACGCCTACTGCATGCTGGCCTCGGGCTTTGTCGATGTGATCGTCGAGGCCAGCCTGCAGCCGTATGACGTGCAGGCACTGATGCCGATCATCGAAGGGGCGGGCGGCGTGATCACTGCCTGGGATGGCAGCTCGGCGCAGAACGGCGGCTGTGTGGTGGCTTGCGGCGACCCGGCGCTGCATGCGCAGCTGGTGCAGATGCTGCGTCACGCGATGTAA
- a CDS encoding tetratricopeptide repeat protein, with translation MPRRRLLLIALSLLILVPGVLGYLWRTPQPAAPVLPPHSYAKALRQAHDGQPGAARVLYQQLQRSDLPPIRRAALYAELPSYPSPQALKLARQDLEHDDPIVRRAAINSIARLLPAAQRSLVLGPLLEDDEQSVRFAIVDALLGLDPDDIGLYFGPLQEALEQYQQTLEQQPDDAAAQVHLARLYMHEQAYAQASAALERSLALAPEGLDALATQVRLLERQGQHDASRQVLAKALALRPDSAFLQYQLGLWLSRHEQHEYALLALSRAVELEPDNSDYRYTLAVTLHRLEQVQAAQQQLETLLNRQPANRRARVLLIQYWKETGQLQNVQILLAELEQQNPDDPVLQQGL, from the coding sequence ATGCCCAGACGCCGCCTACTGCTGATCGCCTTGTCACTGCTGATCCTGGTGCCCGGCGTGCTCGGCTACCTGTGGCGCACCCCGCAGCCCGCAGCGCCGGTGTTGCCACCCCACAGCTACGCCAAGGCCCTGCGCCAGGCCCACGACGGCCAGCCCGGCGCGGCGCGGGTGCTGTACCAGCAGTTGCAACGCAGCGACCTGCCGCCGATTCGCCGCGCGGCGCTGTATGCCGAACTGCCCAGCTACCCTTCGCCCCAGGCCCTCAAGCTGGCCCGCCAGGACCTCGAGCATGACGACCCCATCGTGCGCCGGGCGGCCATCAACAGCATTGCGCGCCTGCTGCCGGCTGCCCAGCGCAGCCTGGTGCTGGGGCCATTGCTCGAAGACGACGAGCAAAGCGTGCGCTTTGCTATAGTGGACGCCCTGCTGGGGTTGGACCCGGATGACATCGGCCTGTATTTCGGCCCGCTGCAGGAAGCACTGGAGCAATACCAGCAAACCCTCGAGCAGCAACCTGACGATGCCGCCGCACAGGTGCACCTGGCGCGACTGTACATGCACGAGCAGGCCTACGCTCAAGCCTCTGCGGCCCTGGAGCGCAGCCTGGCACTGGCCCCCGAAGGCCTGGATGCGCTTGCAACCCAGGTACGCCTGTTGGAGCGCCAGGGCCAGCACGACGCTTCCCGCCAGGTACTGGCCAAGGCCCTGGCCCTGCGCCCGGACTCGGCGTTTCTGCAATACCAGCTGGGCCTCTGGCTGAGCCGCCACGAGCAGCACGAATACGCCCTGCTGGCGCTGTCGCGCGCCGTCGAGCTGGAACCGGACAACAGCGACTACCGCTACACCCTGGCCGTCACCCTGCACCGCCTGGAGCAGGTCCAGGCCGCCCAGCAGCAACTGGAGACCCTGCTCAACCGGCAGCCGGCCAACCGCCGGGCGCGGGTGCTGCTGATCCAGTACTGGAAGGAGACCGGCCAATTGCAGAATGTGCAGATACTGCTGGCCGAGCTTGAGCAGCAAAACCCCGATGACCCGGTGTTGCAGCAAGGCCTGTAA
- a CDS encoding ATP-binding protein, translating to MIQLAPEPGSVPALSASIAATDWSRTALGPLSHWPATLRIAVDMLHLSPFPCALVWGPELSVILNDSYPVVARQGCSFHDLWEDAWESMGAAVFQALEGCGGLVEDVPLPAGRQRGGAEARFNCYYSPIRDDHGAVAGFLHTMIAASANAEALREWQERAQSFEAQLGTYLADSEHTWQFSPDVMVVLDAEQHVHLSNPAWQRTLGWSDDRRPEVSLPELLHPGERTEAVLALAALQNGDVASTFEARARHADGYYLWFSWYTIPGQAMPTLVGRELTETRNAAQRLAEAALRESRRMDSVVKVAGGLAHEMNNVLSGVGSSLELLERRLLQGRIESLESYVAMARECAERAIGLTHNLLAFARSQPLSPSALDVNRLMREAQPAMQQTLGSEMLLSWELDISPWPVQLDPERLRTAVLQLCANAREACQGRGKLSIRTLNERMTVASEARPGLPAGDYVTIQLEDDGHGMSAEDLAHAFEPFFTTKALGQGAGLGLPMVHGFVCQSGGQMWIESQIDQGARVVMMFPRYQGVLPEQADFTTDPKPARGERLLLVDDEVNLRGLMKEALVERGYVVDDVSDANAALGQFRNAGPFELVITDIGLPGGFSGSQVARALRMIEPAQKILFITGFTGEPIEQALLDQPGTALLRKPFSLETLNRQVQHMLRD from the coding sequence ATGATCCAGCTGGCACCGGAGCCTGGCAGCGTGCCTGCGCTGAGCGCCAGTATCGCCGCCACCGACTGGAGTCGCACTGCGCTCGGGCCGCTATCCCACTGGCCTGCGACATTGCGCATTGCCGTCGACATGTTGCATCTGTCGCCTTTCCCCTGTGCGCTGGTGTGGGGGCCGGAACTGAGCGTGATCCTGAACGACTCCTACCCGGTCGTTGCCCGGCAAGGTTGCAGTTTTCACGACCTCTGGGAGGACGCCTGGGAAAGCATGGGGGCGGCAGTGTTCCAGGCACTTGAAGGGTGCGGGGGATTGGTGGAGGACGTGCCATTGCCGGCGGGGCGGCAGAGGGGTGGCGCGGAAGCACGCTTCAATTGTTACTACTCACCGATTCGCGACGACCATGGGGCGGTCGCAGGCTTCCTGCACACCATGATCGCCGCCTCGGCCAATGCCGAGGCGCTGCGCGAGTGGCAAGAACGCGCCCAGTCATTCGAAGCGCAGTTGGGCACTTACCTGGCAGACAGCGAGCACACCTGGCAATTTTCACCCGATGTGATGGTGGTGCTCGATGCCGAACAGCATGTGCACCTGAGCAACCCTGCCTGGCAGCGCACGCTGGGCTGGAGTGACGATCGGCGGCCCGAAGTGTCGTTGCCGGAGCTGCTGCACCCGGGCGAGCGCACCGAGGCTGTGCTGGCGCTTGCTGCGTTGCAGAACGGCGATGTCGCCTCCACCTTCGAGGCCCGTGCGCGACATGCTGATGGCTATTACCTCTGGTTTTCCTGGTACACCATACCTGGCCAGGCCATGCCGACACTGGTCGGCCGGGAACTCACCGAAACCCGCAATGCCGCGCAGCGCCTTGCCGAAGCGGCGTTACGCGAAAGTCGCCGCATGGACTCGGTGGTCAAGGTGGCGGGCGGGCTGGCCCATGAAATGAACAACGTGTTGAGCGGTGTTGGCAGCAGCCTCGAGTTGCTGGAGCGGCGCCTGCTGCAAGGGCGCATAGAAAGCCTGGAGAGCTACGTGGCAATGGCTCGCGAATGTGCCGAGCGCGCCATTGGCCTTACCCACAACTTGCTGGCTTTTGCCCGCAGCCAACCGCTTTCGCCAAGTGCATTGGACGTCAACCGGCTGATGCGCGAAGCACAACCCGCCATGCAACAGACCTTGGGCAGCGAGATGCTGCTGAGTTGGGAGCTCGACATCTCGCCGTGGCCAGTGCAACTGGACCCGGAGCGGTTGCGTACTGCCGTGCTGCAACTTTGCGCCAACGCCCGGGAGGCTTGCCAGGGGCGCGGCAAGCTGTCGATCCGAACCTTGAACGAGCGTATGACCGTCGCCAGCGAAGCACGGCCAGGCCTGCCAGCCGGTGACTATGTGACGATCCAGCTGGAGGATGATGGCCACGGCATGTCGGCCGAGGACCTGGCCCACGCTTTCGAGCCGTTTTTTACCACCAAGGCTCTGGGCCAGGGCGCCGGGCTTGGTTTACCGATGGTGCACGGGTTCGTCTGCCAGTCAGGCGGGCAGATGTGGATCGAGTCGCAAATTGACCAGGGGGCGCGGGTGGTGATGATGTTTCCCCGTTATCAAGGGGTTCTGCCGGAGCAGGCAGACTTTACGACCGACCCGAAACCCGCCAGGGGCGAGCGGCTGCTGTTGGTGGACGATGAGGTGAACCTGCGCGGGCTGATGAAAGAGGCTTTGGTGGAGCGTGGCTATGTGGTGGACGACGTCAGTGACGCCAATGCCGCGCTGGGGCAGTTCCGCAACGCTGGCCCGTTCGAGCTGGTGATCACGGATATCGGGTTGCCTGGTGGTTTCAGCGGCAGCCAGGTGGCCAGGGCGTTGCGGATGATCGAGCCGGCGCAGAAGATTTTGTTCATCACCGGCTTTACCGGAGAACCCATCGAGCAGGCGCTGCTCGATCAGCCTGGCACGGCCTTGCTACGCAAGCCGTTTTCGCTGGAAACGCTCAACCGGCAGGTGCAGCACATGCTGCGCGATTGA